Proteins from one Candidatus Palauibacter australiensis genomic window:
- a CDS encoding leucine-rich repeat protein has protein sequence MVDPTPSRWTLVCVAATVAGCGGGSTDPGPEPEPPRTPVATVGAPAGGAFEGLDAVVSVRLDPPPASPIIVRYTLGTDGDPATADADTADYRADGSVSVAAGTSVADVRIAILDDDDIEPAREAFLFSLDAPATDAGYRLGATTSTQVTIAEGVCDRTPEIRDALVVRSRADRCSSVTTEHLGVTTLNLAGIAIPTLRPGDLSGLYNLRNLDLSGVGFTAFPVGVFADLTSLETLRLRNNGFETLPADAFAGLARLKTLDLGDNALTTLSAESFAGLPSLETLELRANALATLPAGAFSELASLERLHLGANDFTILGEDVFAGLARLKWLYLANGRIGALEEGVFSGLVELESLLLQDSGLDTLPSGVFAGLGSLTELRLDRNRLEALPEGAFSGLSRLESLRLYGNQLAELPAGLLSGLSALRVLRLDRNRLAALPERMFVGLSSLDTLLLAANPGAPFALALELERTDNPDPAATGPARIALAVAEGAPFAATVPLTARGGALSAEMAVLEAGSERSAEITVTATEGGQDEVQVVAGPAPAVPRGVTGIEIGLGDPLILFGEGTNAPPVPEREVAPQRMQSGAHPTTFTASDYFRDPEGAAVRISGATADAAVATVAADRGVVTLTPVAAGATTVTLTATDPPGATAELSFPVIVREAASRPFDIDLILLDDVTESQAEAFAKAVRFWTAILADTELADVPLGQDVAPGCWDITTDQRIGTVDDIAIVATVREIDGEDGLLARAGPCVIRAGSRLPSVGALELDAADLARLEERGNLKDVEEVILHEIGHVLGIGTVWVDHGLLRNPSMHNSGADTHFTGPLAIAAFDERGGANYDDGEKVPVENTAGPGSADSHWRESVLAHELMTPFQAVGERDLLSLITVQSLADLGYAVKIGLAEIYRIPGPGAARATPERRIPYGDDILRGPIRVVDRNGQVVQIIPN, from the coding sequence ATGGTGGATCCGACACCGAGCAGGTGGACGCTGGTCTGCGTCGCGGCGACGGTCGCAGGGTGCGGCGGCGGCAGCACCGACCCGGGGCCGGAGCCCGAACCCCCGCGGACGCCGGTGGCGACGGTCGGCGCCCCGGCGGGGGGCGCATTCGAGGGCCTCGACGCGGTCGTATCGGTCCGTCTCGATCCCCCGCCGGCCTCGCCCATTATCGTCCGCTACACGCTGGGCACGGACGGAGACCCGGCCACCGCGGACGCGGACACGGCGGACTACCGCGCCGATGGGTCGGTGTCCGTCGCCGCCGGGACGAGCGTCGCCGACGTCCGGATCGCAATCCTGGACGACGACGACATCGAGCCCGCGCGCGAAGCCTTCCTCTTCAGCCTGGATGCGCCGGCGACGGACGCGGGATATCGACTGGGAGCGACCACCTCGACGCAGGTGACGATCGCGGAAGGCGTCTGCGACCGGACTCCGGAGATCCGGGACGCTCTCGTTGTCCGGAGCCGCGCCGACCGGTGCTCGTCCGTGACGACGGAGCACCTGGGGGTCACGACGCTCAACCTCGCGGGCATCGCGATACCCACCCTGAGGCCGGGCGATCTTTCCGGCCTGTACAACCTCCGAAACCTGGATCTCTCCGGCGTCGGCTTCACCGCCTTTCCGGTGGGCGTATTCGCCGATCTCACGAGCCTCGAGACGCTGCGCCTGCGGAATAACGGTTTCGAGACGCTGCCCGCCGACGCGTTCGCGGGCCTCGCCCGCCTGAAGACGCTGGACCTGGGCGACAACGCGCTGACCACGCTGTCGGCCGAATCGTTCGCCGGACTCCCGTCCCTCGAGACCCTGGAGTTGCGTGCCAACGCGCTCGCCACACTGCCGGCCGGCGCCTTCTCGGAACTCGCGAGCCTCGAGCGGCTGCACCTGGGCGCCAACGATTTCACGATCCTCGGGGAAGACGTGTTCGCGGGACTCGCCAGGCTGAAGTGGCTCTATCTCGCCAACGGCCGCATAGGCGCGCTGGAGGAGGGCGTCTTCTCCGGCCTGGTCGAACTGGAGAGCCTGCTGCTCCAGGACAGCGGGCTCGATACGCTTCCCTCCGGCGTCTTCGCGGGCCTTGGCAGCCTCACGGAATTGCGGCTGGACAGGAACCGCCTGGAAGCGCTCCCGGAGGGTGCATTCTCGGGCCTCTCACGCCTGGAGTCGCTGCGTCTGTACGGCAACCAGCTCGCCGAGTTGCCCGCCGGACTGCTCTCGGGCCTCTCCGCGCTCCGCGTGCTTCGGCTGGACAGGAACCGTCTGGCGGCGCTTCCGGAGCGGATGTTCGTCGGCCTGTCCAGTCTCGACACGCTGCTCCTGGCGGCTAACCCGGGTGCCCCGTTCGCGCTCGCCCTCGAACTCGAGCGCACGGACAACCCGGACCCCGCCGCAACGGGTCCTGCCCGGATCGCGCTCGCCGTGGCCGAGGGAGCGCCGTTCGCCGCGACGGTTCCGCTCACCGCCCGGGGGGGCGCGCTCTCGGCGGAGATGGCGGTCCTCGAAGCAGGGAGCGAACGGAGCGCGGAGATCACCGTGACCGCGACGGAGGGTGGCCAGGACGAGGTGCAGGTGGTGGCGGGCCCGGCGCCCGCGGTCCCGCGAGGGGTGACGGGCATCGAGATCGGACTGGGCGACCCGCTCATCCTCTTCGGGGAGGGGACGAACGCGCCGCCTGTGCCGGAGCGGGAGGTGGCGCCCCAGCGCATGCAGTCGGGCGCCCACCCGACCACGTTCACGGCGTCGGATTACTTCCGGGATCCCGAGGGCGCCGCCGTGCGCATCTCCGGCGCCACGGCCGACGCCGCCGTGGCGACGGTGGCCGCCGACCGGGGCGTCGTGACGCTGACCCCCGTCGCCGCGGGTGCCACGACCGTGACCCTGACCGCGACCGACCCGCCGGGCGCGACCGCGGAGCTTTCCTTTCCCGTGATCGTGAGAGAGGCGGCGTCACGGCCCTTCGACATCGATCTCATCCTCCTCGACGACGTGACGGAGTCGCAGGCGGAGGCCTTCGCCAAGGCCGTGCGTTTCTGGACGGCCATACTCGCGGACACGGAGCTGGCGGATGTCCCGCTCGGCCAGGATGTGGCGCCGGGATGCTGGGACATCACGACCGATCAGCGCATCGGCACCGTCGACGACATCGCGATCGTGGCGACCGTCCGGGAGATCGACGGCGAAGACGGCCTCCTGGCCCGGGCCGGCCCGTGCGTCATCCGCGCCGGGTCCCGTCTGCCCTCCGTCGGCGCCCTCGAACTCGACGCGGCGGACCTCGCGCGGCTCGAGGAGAGAGGGAACCTCAAGGATGTCGAGGAGGTGATCCTGCACGAAATCGGCCACGTCCTGGGGATCGGGACGGTGTGGGTCGACCACGGCCTGCTCCGGAACCCGTCCATGCACAACTCGGGGGCCGACACGCATTTCACGGGACCGCTGGCCATCGCCGCGTTCGACGAGCGGGGCGGAGCGAACTACGACGACGGCGAGAAAGTACCGGTCGAAAACACGGCGGGACCCGGGTCGGCGGACTCCCACTGGCGAGAATCCGTACTGGCCCACGAGTTGATGACGCCCTTCCAGGCGGTGGGAGAACGCGACCTCCTGAGCCTCATCACGGTCCAGTCGCTGGCGGATCTCGGGTATGCGGTCAAGATCGGGCTCGCCGAGATCTACCGGATCCCCGGCCCGGGCGCCGCTCGCGCCACGCCCGAACGCAGAATCCCCTACGGCGACGACATCCTCCGCGGCCCCATCCGCGTGGTCGACCGCAACGGCCAGGTGGTTCAGATCATCCCGAACTGA
- a CDS encoding outer membrane beta-barrel protein: MTAIRWLAAFAAVTALPNHGSAAAQTAFGIKGGVTYADAAFIDQFTSEALLRRAGGGFVTLPLSERATVQLEALYLERGFSTSGLHQDGSSTRMSYLDFPVLLRLRMTPAPARVRPILLAGAYWGHEVGCRLEGGVAQFEESNSCEGRFRRRGVADVGLVVGAVVEVAAIDAWFVTLEARYHYGVRNLHWDPASDGAMARNLSALAGFGVRVGG, translated from the coding sequence GTGACAGCCATCAGGTGGCTTGCGGCGTTCGCGGCCGTAACGGCTCTGCCGAATCATGGATCCGCGGCGGCGCAGACCGCGTTCGGAATCAAGGGAGGGGTGACGTACGCGGACGCCGCCTTCATCGACCAGTTCACATCGGAAGCGCTCCTGCGAAGGGCGGGTGGCGGGTTCGTGACTCTGCCCCTGTCGGAGCGCGCCACGGTCCAACTCGAAGCGCTCTATCTCGAACGGGGGTTCTCGACTTCGGGCCTTCATCAGGATGGATCGAGCACGAGGATGTCCTACCTGGATTTTCCCGTCCTGCTTCGGCTTCGGATGACTCCGGCGCCCGCGCGCGTGCGGCCGATTCTTCTGGCGGGAGCGTATTGGGGACACGAGGTCGGCTGCCGCCTGGAGGGCGGCGTGGCGCAGTTCGAGGAGAGCAACAGTTGCGAGGGGCGGTTCCGGCGGCGCGGCGTTGCGGATGTCGGCCTGGTCGTCGGCGCGGTCGTCGAGGTGGCGGCCATCGACGCCTGGTTCGTGACGCTCGAAGCCCGCTACCACTACGGCGTCCGTAACCTCCACTGGGACCCCGCCTCCGATGGCGCCATGGCGCGCAACCTGTCCGCTCTGGCCGGCTTTGGGGTTCGGGTCGGGGGGTGA
- a CDS encoding N-acetylmuramoyl-L-alanine amidase, with protein MKLTVLTAAVVLFAGFAGPGASSVAAQEQRTAERAAAASERWRSWRDYNRYPGPIPTPEEWEPPPGPIRIGLQAGHWLAAEAPQELRRIRYNGTRWRETAEWEANLVIARLAAEELETLGYEVDILPAVVPPGYRAHLFISIHADGSDSPAASGYRVASPRRDATGRAEDAARVLRETYGAATGLRNLPVSTRRMRNYYAFNYRRYEHALHPMTIALIIETGFMTSARDREIILGAPERAARGIVEGIKAFSVTAPPAPPTTGREDGRREDG; from the coding sequence TTGAAGCTGACCGTACTCACCGCCGCCGTGGTGCTTTTCGCCGGATTCGCGGGACCCGGCGCGAGCAGCGTCGCGGCCCAGGAGCAGCGCACCGCGGAACGTGCCGCCGCCGCGAGCGAGCGCTGGCGCTCGTGGCGGGACTACAACCGGTACCCCGGCCCCATCCCGACGCCGGAGGAGTGGGAACCCCCTCCCGGCCCCATCCGAATCGGCCTCCAGGCCGGTCACTGGCTCGCCGCCGAAGCCCCGCAGGAACTCCGCCGTATCCGCTACAACGGCACGCGGTGGCGGGAAACCGCCGAGTGGGAGGCGAACCTCGTCATCGCCCGGCTGGCGGCCGAGGAACTCGAGACGCTGGGCTACGAGGTCGACATCCTCCCCGCCGTCGTCCCCCCCGGCTACCGGGCGCACCTCTTCATCTCGATCCACGCGGACGGGAGCGACAGCCCCGCCGCGTCGGGATACCGCGTCGCCTCCCCGCGGCGCGACGCCACGGGACGGGCGGAGGACGCGGCGCGCGTGCTCCGGGAGACCTACGGAGCCGCGACCGGCCTCAGGAACCTGCCGGTCTCGACCCGCCGCATGCGGAACTACTACGCCTTCAACTACCGCCGGTACGAGCACGCCCTCCATCCGATGACGATCGCCCTGATCATCGAGACGGGGTTCATGACCAGCGCGCGGGACCGCGAGATCATCCTCGGTGCGCCGGAGAGGGCCGCGCGCGGGATCGTTGAAGGGATCAAGGCGTTTTCGGTCACGGCGCCGCCGGCCCCACCGACCACGGGCCGAGAGGACGGACGGCGAGAGGACGGCTGA
- a CDS encoding TonB-dependent receptor: MRRIFVVAAIGLLAVPAAVFAQGGLEVIVRNAETGAGLPRAQVALPGLGYGGITDVEGRFRMPDLPSGPVAVEVRLLGYAIARREATVAVDSVAVLEVPLTPTVISVAGLVAVGSRSRPRTATESMVPIDALAPSELLDQGDTDIDDLLRTTIPSYNVNPQAVGDAARIIRPANLRGLAPDHTLVLVNGKRRHRAAVITWIGNGVADGAQGPDISTIPAIALRQVEVLRDGASAQYGSDAIAGVMNFHLKDARSGGALEVRGGGFGDGGGEGYTISGNTGLPLGATGFANLSAEYGHSNSSSRSVQRADAALLVSRGNTHVRDPAQIWGAPKIEDDLKLWGNFGYFLGSGTKAYAHANYASQRVTGGFFYRNPNTRSGVFSLDAGETLLIGDLLDAQDGVLDGSAGCPVVRVTDGLPDPAALQHVLADPNCFTFQKLFPGGFTPQFGGDVSDASLVAGVEGQIGRLQWDVSGNYGQHEVDFFIFNTVNASLGPATPTEFDPGLYRQVDINLNVDAAYTVSDLLDLAAGFEWRDEHFTVGLGQDESWTLGRLAPQGFSAGSNGFPGFSPIAAGDWHRTNTAFYADAELRDYRDSRWTLGAALRFEDFEDFGSTLNGKLAGRYALTDGLALRGSLSTGFRAPTPGQQNAFNVSTIFDRNLGDLVNSGTIPSTSRVAALRGGVPLDAEKSRNFAAGAVLERGDFLLTADYFRVALADRIALTQRFNLTPDEQTRLVEEGIVSARNLQEFRFFTNDFSTRTQGLDVVATYAPASLAGGTALSLAFNHTQTRVTEFDPAKLDDTRIRQLEGGLPGTRWILTAKHGLGRLSLLGRVSYYAGWFDSRDDFSYPGAHLVDLEASWSIGDALTLSAGGQNALNRYPAENPGAPFSGNRYGPGSPFGSNGGFYYVRLAYRWN, encoded by the coding sequence ATGCGGAGGATCTTCGTCGTTGCGGCGATCGGTCTGTTGGCGGTGCCGGCCGCAGTCTTCGCGCAGGGCGGACTGGAGGTCATCGTCCGGAACGCCGAGACGGGGGCCGGTCTGCCGAGGGCGCAGGTCGCGCTGCCGGGACTCGGCTACGGCGGGATCACCGATGTCGAGGGCCGCTTCCGCATGCCGGACCTCCCCTCGGGCCCCGTCGCGGTCGAAGTGCGGCTTCTCGGCTACGCGATCGCGCGGCGGGAAGCCACCGTCGCGGTCGATTCCGTCGCCGTGCTCGAGGTCCCCCTGACTCCGACCGTGATCTCCGTCGCCGGCCTCGTCGCCGTCGGCAGCCGGTCGAGACCCCGGACCGCCACGGAATCGATGGTCCCCATCGACGCGCTCGCCCCCTCGGAGTTGCTCGACCAGGGGGACACGGACATCGACGACCTTCTGCGAACGACGATCCCCTCCTACAACGTCAACCCGCAGGCCGTCGGAGACGCGGCGAGGATCATCCGGCCGGCGAACCTCCGGGGCCTGGCCCCCGACCATACGCTCGTGCTCGTGAACGGGAAGCGGCGCCACCGGGCGGCGGTCATCACGTGGATCGGCAACGGCGTCGCCGACGGCGCGCAGGGCCCGGATATCTCGACCATCCCGGCCATCGCGCTCCGCCAGGTGGAGGTGCTGCGGGACGGCGCCTCGGCCCAGTACGGCTCCGACGCCATCGCGGGCGTGATGAACTTCCATCTCAAGGACGCCCGGTCGGGCGGCGCGCTCGAAGTGCGCGGGGGCGGCTTCGGCGACGGGGGTGGCGAAGGCTATACGATATCCGGGAACACGGGACTGCCCCTCGGCGCGACGGGCTTCGCGAACCTGAGCGCCGAGTACGGGCACTCCAACTCGAGCAGCCGCAGCGTGCAACGCGCGGACGCCGCGCTCCTCGTCTCCCGCGGGAACACGCACGTCCGCGACCCGGCCCAGATCTGGGGCGCGCCGAAGATCGAGGATGACCTGAAGCTGTGGGGCAACTTCGGCTACTTCCTCGGCAGCGGCACCAAGGCCTACGCGCACGCGAACTACGCGAGCCAGCGCGTCACGGGGGGCTTCTTTTATCGCAACCCGAACACGCGGAGCGGCGTGTTCAGCCTGGACGCCGGCGAGACGCTCCTCATCGGCGACCTGCTCGACGCGCAGGACGGGGTCCTCGACGGTTCCGCCGGCTGCCCTGTCGTCCGGGTCACCGATGGACTGCCGGACCCGGCCGCCCTGCAGCACGTCCTCGCCGATCCGAACTGCTTCACCTTCCAGAAGCTGTTCCCGGGCGGCTTCACGCCGCAGTTCGGGGGAGACGTGAGCGACGCCTCGCTCGTGGCCGGCGTGGAGGGCCAGATCGGGCGCCTCCAATGGGACGTGAGCGGGAACTACGGCCAGCACGAAGTGGACTTCTTCATCTTCAACACGGTCAACGCCTCGCTGGGCCCGGCCACGCCCACCGAGTTCGATCCCGGACTCTACCGGCAGGTGGACATCAACCTGAACGTGGACGCGGCGTACACCGTGAGCGACCTGCTCGACCTGGCCGCCGGGTTCGAGTGGCGCGACGAGCACTTCACGGTCGGACTCGGCCAGGACGAGTCGTGGACGCTGGGCCGCCTCGCCCCGCAGGGCTTCAGCGCGGGTTCCAACGGCTTTCCCGGCTTCAGCCCCATCGCGGCCGGCGACTGGCACCGCACGAACACGGCTTTCTACGCGGACGCCGAACTGCGCGACTACCGCGACAGCCGCTGGACGCTCGGCGCGGCACTCCGCTTCGAGGACTTCGAGGACTTCGGATCGACGTTGAACGGCAAGCTCGCGGGACGGTACGCGCTCACGGACGGCCTCGCCCTGCGCGGCAGCCTCAGCACCGGCTTCCGCGCGCCCACGCCCGGCCAGCAGAACGCCTTCAACGTCTCCACCATCTTCGACCGCAACCTCGGGGACCTGGTGAACAGCGGGACGATCCCCTCCACCTCAAGAGTTGCGGCGCTCAGGGGCGGGGTACCGCTCGATGCCGAGAAGTCCCGCAACTTCGCGGCCGGAGCCGTGCTGGAGCGCGGCGACTTCCTGCTCACGGCGGACTACTTCCGCGTCGCGCTGGCCGACCGCATCGCGCTCACGCAGCGCTTCAATCTCACGCCCGACGAACAGACGAGACTCGTGGAGGAGGGCATCGTGAGCGCGCGGAACCTGCAGGAGTTCCGCTTCTTCACGAACGACTTCAGCACGCGCACACAGGGTCTCGACGTCGTCGCCACGTACGCGCCCGCGTCGCTCGCCGGCGGGACGGCGCTGAGCCTCGCCTTCAACCACACGCAGACGAGAGTCACGGAGTTCGATCCCGCGAAGCTCGACGACACCCGCATCCGCCAGCTCGAGGGGGGCCTGCCCGGCACGCGCTGGATTCTCACGGCGAAACACGGGCTCGGCCGGTTGAGCCTCCTGGGGCGCGTGAGCTACTACGCCGGCTGGTTCGATTCCCGGGATGACTTCTCGTATCCCGGCGCCCATCTCGTCGACCTCGAGGCCTCGTGGTCGATCGGTGACGCGCTCACCCTCAGCGCAGGGGGCCAGAACGCGCTGAACCGGTACCCGGCGGAAAACCCCGGCGCCCCCTTCTCCGGCAACCGCTACGGTCCGGGTTCCCCGTTCGGCTCCAACGGCGGTTTCTACTACGTCCGCCTCGCGTATCGCTGGAACTAG
- a CDS encoding M14 family metallopeptidase — translation MIARELSPTARWRTVVGSWIGAALIAGCSTGGGGTADVPMPAEIIGFAPGEDYKLTNYDGIKAYFEALAASTDRMALERIGESTRGEPLYLAAISSPSNLRRLERIKEITRTLAYARDPEAGYGSVLDEEEARALAREGAAVVWIDGGLHATEVAHGQLMPEMARHFVTDESPETRRVRENAVVLLMPNMNPDGLNIVADWYMSNVGGEFEMARVPELYHHYIGHDNNRDWYMLTQVETRAVTRQLYHNWFPQIVYNQHQSSPFPGRIWMPPFENPVNPHLDPLVVSSLNQMGHSMRRRFDEEGKAGSTAASSSICGGTVP, via the coding sequence ATGATCGCGAGGGAACTCTCTCCGACCGCCAGGTGGCGCACGGTCGTCGGATCGTGGATCGGCGCCGCGTTGATCGCGGGCTGCTCGACGGGGGGCGGCGGCACCGCCGACGTGCCGATGCCCGCGGAGATCATCGGGTTCGCGCCCGGCGAAGACTACAAGCTCACGAACTACGACGGGATCAAGGCCTACTTCGAGGCGCTCGCGGCCTCCACCGACCGCATGGCGCTGGAAAGGATCGGGGAGAGCACGCGCGGCGAGCCCCTCTACCTCGCCGCGATCTCGTCGCCGTCCAATCTCCGCCGGCTGGAACGGATCAAGGAAATCACGCGGACTCTGGCCTACGCGCGGGACCCGGAGGCGGGGTACGGATCGGTCCTCGACGAGGAGGAGGCGCGGGCGCTGGCACGGGAAGGCGCGGCCGTCGTGTGGATCGACGGCGGGCTGCACGCGACCGAGGTCGCGCACGGGCAGCTGATGCCCGAGATGGCGCGCCACTTCGTCACGGATGAGTCGCCGGAGACCCGCCGCGTGCGGGAGAACGCGGTCGTCCTGCTCATGCCGAATATGAACCCGGACGGTCTGAATATCGTCGCCGACTGGTATATGTCGAACGTTGGCGGCGAGTTCGAGATGGCGCGCGTGCCGGAGCTCTATCATCACTATATCGGGCACGACAACAATCGCGACTGGTACATGCTGACGCAGGTCGAGACGCGGGCCGTGACGCGGCAACTGTATCATAACTGGTTTCCGCAGATCGTCTATAATCAGCATCAGTCGAGCCCCTTCCCCGGGCGGATCTGGATGCCGCCCTTCGAGAACCCCGTGAACCCGCACCTCGATCCGCTCGTCGTGAGTTCCCTGAACCAGATGGGACATTCGATGCGCCGCCGCTTCGACGAGGAGGGGAAGGCGGGGTCAACAGCGGCATCGTCTTCGATCTGTGGTGGAACGGTTCCATGA